ACTACCTCACTAATGAGACTAATAGCACATAACCCAATTTAGTCTAGAGGCAGATCAAGGTGGGAACTGAGAAGTCCTTAGGGACAGCTAGGCAGCTTAGTGGATAGTAAGCTGGGCCtggaagatgggagatcctggttttaattgtgacctcagatacttcctaactgtgtgacccaggttAAGTCACTAAACCCCTATTTTCTAgctttactgatcttctgcctcagaactgatacttggtatcaattctatgacagaagttaagggtttaaaaaaaatagtggttagaacactggacttggagtaagaatgatctgagtttgaatactgcctcagatacaaattatatgtgtgtccctggacaagtcacatgctttctctgaacttcagtttcctcatgcataaaatggggttaataatagtacctacctcacagtgttgttgtggGATGCATATGTGTAATGGATATGAatggatatgtgtgtgtaaagcctcttgtaaatcttaaagagttatataaatattatctattattattattattcccagtgAATGCAGTGCGTTGAGATCTTGGACCATTGTTACATATTTTAGatcctttctctgtaaaatgaaatgactaaCTTTTATACCCTTCCCTTTGATATGAGTGATAATTTGGACAAAGTGGTTCAACCTTTTTAAGATGGCAAAGAGTTATCCTGATGAGTAGCTTCTTCCCCTGGTAATATCTCACCTTCTTTATTTCACTCTTAGGTTCCAGACATGGAAAAGACTGACAGCATTGACTTTAGGGCTCTGGAGAAGGAGCTACAGGCTGCACTCTATGCTGATGAGAAATACCAAAGAGAGAATGCCGCTAAGTTCCGGGCTGTGGAACAGAAGGTGGCTTCCTATGAAGAGTTCAGGTTGGCCCCCACAATTCTTTCCCAGAGCTGCCATTTCTGAATGCTATGGCCAAATTAGCTTAGTTAGAGTGTGAGGCTCATACAGCTGAAGTTATGGGGTTCAGGAGCCAGTAGGGCAGCAGCTTCATATCTCCACCCCCAGATTCTCTTCTCAAATATACTGTCTACCTGCCCTTTGCCCACAGGGACATTGTGCTTGCCTCACACTTGAAACCTTTAGAGCGAAAGgacaaaatgaatattaagaagaCAGTGCTTTGGAACTGCCATGTGTCCCAGAAAGGCACCACTCAGGAGGAGGGCACTGTTATCTCCCAGGTAAAATAGACATTTGGAACTCCTTTGAGGAACCCTAACCCTAACTTCTAATAGTTCACTTTCTTAATTAACTAACTCACAAACCTTTTGTGTTGTAACTGGCAGAAACTATATCTAGACAAAATtcattcaatcagtcaataaacatttattaaacatctactgtggGCCAGGCACTGAGCTTTGTGCTAGGAGTAAGGGGACTGCAGGAGCCCAGTATCCCAGAGGACAGTCTGCTAAGGACTTGTAGTAAAACATAGTCCCACTATATGTACAGTCATACTTAAAGGGGAGGGCTCATCTTCCAAAAGTTCCAAGGGGCCATTTGTAATCTAAATATCCTGAGGACTTCAAGGAAAGGTGTGGAAATGGAGATCTCTGAGGAAGAGGCTTGCAAGCCCTATCAGCTCATTGCCCTGGAGAAAAGTTTCATTCCCTTTATACTCTAGAAATCCCATTCATTCAGGTTAAAGGTATATACCCTCTAGGCTATGATGAGTACCAGGTAAAGAAACAACTCATGTTTTGGATAAGGAGACAGGAGCTGTAAGATTTCAGCCAATCAGAACTTCCTCTCAGATTCTGAGACCTTGACCCAGATTTCTGTCCTCTATAGAGTGGAGGTGCCAAACCCAATCCCTGTAGGACTCTATAGTAAtttagaaaaaatgcaaattaacatCTATATCATATACATTTTCTCAGTTCAACAACTATTTACAGAGCTGGAACTAGCAGAAACTGCACAAATTGCTCCCACTGTATTTCAGTCCCTATGGTTTGGATGAAGATGTTGGATCTGTCAGATCTCAGTCAATCAGACCTACCTCTAAGACTCTGAGACCTGTGGCTAAGCTTCCCTTTTCATTTCCAATAAATCTCCATTATATAGTGCTAAATCATGTTACAGATTTAATACCCTAATCTCCAAGATTCCACTTGTGCCTGAGAAGGGAGCAAGTTTGAAATGGCTATTTTCAGATGGGGAAGTTGTGATCCACAAAAGTTcatattttggggggcagctagatggttcagtagattgagaactaggcctagagacaggtggtcctaggttcaaatctggcctcagatacttcctagctgtgtgacactgggcaagtcacttaaaccccatggcctagcccttaccactcttctagagccttggaaccaatacacagtattgattctaagacagaaggtaagggtttaaaaaaaaaaaaaaggtcatgttTTTCCCCGGGATGAAAATTAAGTCAGTGGAAAAGCTAGTAATAGAGCCTACAAGTATTGACTCCTCAGCATCCTGAGGACCTAAACtatcttttgttttccctttgaCCCAGGAGGGAGATTGTCAGCCTGAGACATCATCAGATTTCTATAGGACTTGGCGCCGCTACCTGCGAAGTGGACCAGAGCGCTACCAGGCCCTATTACAACTTGGAGCCCCCAATCTGGGCCACCTCTTCCGGGCAGATGTGGGTTTTGGACTTTTGGGTGAACTGCTGATGACATTGGAAGAGAATTTTAAGCCAGCTGACCATGCTGCTGTATTGGGGATCCTTCATAGCCTATCAAGAACAGGCCGATTTGACCTCAACATGACCCTGCTGAGCAGTAACGAGAGAGAGAGCTGTCAGAAATTATTCCAGAAACTTCAGGATATGGATGTTACCAGGCCCATAGAAGAAGATCTGAACTATAAggagcaagagctagagaaaccATACCCTGGGAATGATGGGAGTGAGAAACTTCTACAGGAACTATCAGAGCTATACCAAGTCAGCTAGAGATGTTATCTTCCCTCAGGAAAAACAGCAAACCTAACTAGCTATTGGAGATTTTTTATGTTCTAGTCAGTCCTTAATATCATTCGCCATCTTGCTGCCTGACCTCAATCTTTTCCTTTCAACCTTGCCTCTCCAGAACTGTAGCAAAAGGTTGGTCTCATTCATCCTAACCTTAAATAGGTCTATTTAAAACTATGTACTTCCAAATAGCCAGAAGCTCTTAACGGAGCACTAATAAACTGTAAGGAATTTGGTTTCTTATCCTTAAAGTCTACCAAGAATGGCACCCTGGCCCTAAGATTAAAATCCTATACTTGGTGCTTCCTACCAACCCATGCAAGCagaatttttaaatcaatgattaTTAATTATGCCCATTAACATCTACAAATATCTACCCCATgccaataaaaacattttattaataccTCCTTTGAGGGgaattccattttttccccaagaattGAATTTTTCCGAGTTGGGTTTTGGGGAATCCTAAATCACCAGCAGGGGCTTGGAGGGTGGTTCAGAATTGCCACTCTGTAACATATTTGTCCTCACTTCTTCTCCAGGATTTATGAAACAGAAAAACTTTGGTCCCAAGGAAGTGTAGGATAAGGATGGTAGGAGAAAAgcaattgataagcatttattaaatgcctactacattccaggcactggggataaaataaaaagaaacgaAACAAAGGAGTTTATGTTCCATCAGGGAAACTACTTCTATAtagggagggaagggatgggGAGAGGCTTAGTGCAGAAGGTGGTATATACTTGAAGTGAGGAGTTCCACAAGGCATAAGTGCAGAGGGGACACATTCTAGGAATGGGAACAGACCACTAacaaggcacagagatgggagatagtGCCAGgtgtgaaaagaaaaaaggccaaTTTAGCCAGATTGGGATGCGGGAAAGAGGAATAATATATAATGGAGCTAGAAAAATAGTTTGGGGCTCATTTGTGAAGGGCTTAAAAAGCTGAcctagaatgccaggcctggagttgagaggacctagtttcaaatctggcctcacacacctCCTATATgtccctggcaaatcacttaaacccagttacctagcccttaccacatttctgccttagtattgattctaagactgaaggtaagggttagaaaaaacaaaccaaccagaGTTTATATATTATCCCAAAGACGAtggggaaccactgaagtttattgagtagaagagAGATATAGTCAGATCTGAGCttaagggaaatcactttggcagctatatgGAGGCTGAATTGctgtggagagagacttgagttcTGAAGACCAGTTAAAAGACTAATGCAATAGTGgaagcaagaggtgatgagggcctgaactaaggttTCTCtgtgaagagagaagaggagtcACATGCAAGAAATGTTATGGAGATAGACCcagtaagatttggcaactgtttGGATATATGTGGGGTGAGGGACAATGAAGATTTAAGTATAGCTCTGATGTTATGAACCTGGAAACCTGGAAAAATTGTCATGCTTTTGATAGAATCAGGGAagatttggagggaaagataatgaattttgtttcagACATGTTGAGTTCAAATGCCTATGAGACGTCCCGTTTGAAATGTCCACTCTATGGGGCAGGAGAGCTgcgtggctcagtagattgagagccaggcctagagacaaccctcattgcttagcccttactgctcttctgccttggaaccaatacataatattgattctaagaaggaaggtaaggattaaaaaaaaaagtccactaGGCAGTTGATGTAGGAATGAAGCTCAGGGGAAAGACTAGGGCTGGATTTATCTATGGGTCATCTACATGGAGATGATCATTAAACCTTGGAGAGCTGATGAGGTCATTCATtgaaaagaggagaagggaaagccCAAGATTGTCCCTTACGAGAAACACCCGGAGTTAAGGAATATGATTATAGATGGGaagccagcaaaggaaactgaggagtggtcagagaTCTACTATTgagggagaaccaggagagaaaaaTGTCCTTAAATCCTAGAGAAGTCAAAGTATCTCTCTAGGAAGAAATTCTGGTGACCAACATCCTAAacagcagagaggtcaaggatgGAGACTGAAATGACCTTTGGCTCTGTTCACTGTCCTTATCTCCACAAAGGCATTCTAGAACAAGGAGAAAGGACTGGTTCTAGAATGATTTTTTCATGAGGCAGGATCAAGATTAGAAACATTCTAAAAttttcaataggaaaaaaaagggaaggaaaaaacttTTCTATTTGAGCTCTTCTTCCTCTACTGAAAAATCTTTAAGAACTTAGCTGAGTGATTCCTTCTTAACCCCAACACACAGCATCATTTGTTGGGAGACCTCTTTAGAGCATAAAGCTCTAAAGCCCCTggattttactatttcctttccaTTGAATTCTTTGGTTTTGCCAGTATGAGTTTGGTCCATGCCCCTCTGCTGCTGCTTTGGGCCTGGGGAAGTTTCTGGGCTTTTGAATTTGTAGAAAAGGAGAACATTTTTCAGAAGACTTCTTGCCCTGCCTTCTTGATGTTTGATAATGCAGCCTACCTGGCCGACATGAGCTTTGAGCTCCCCTGTCACTGCAAGCCTGAGGAGGTATCAACTGTAGTCTGGTACTACCAAGAGTACATAGGGAGCCGCCATACCAGAGTCCTAACAGATTTTGATGGACGAGTGGTGATTGATTCGGGGCACATTAGGGTGGGCAGCAGCATGCTGGCCCGCTTCAGCATCCAAATGTTCAGCTTACTAGTGTTCCGGGCACAGCCTGAGGACTCCGGGCTATACCTCTGTGGGACACGCCAAGGTAACTATTTCTATGGCTATGATGTGGACATACAAAGCAGTCAAAACATGTTGGCAACATTCATTGACCAAGGCCAAAAGCCTCCTAAAGATGAGGAACATGGGACCCTCCACATATTTACTACCTTCTGGGAGTGGACCCACTGTGATCGCTGTGGTGTCCGGGGAGAACAATGGCGGATTGGTCTCTGCTATCTGAATAAACCAGGCCTCTCCCCCCGGGTCCGGAAGACTCTCCCTGATGTGGTGTCTTGTGGCTCCCAGGCAGTGCCTAGGAATCTTCAAGATATGGCAGAGAGCCACCATCCACCTGAACTAATGATCCGAAGTTGCATGGTACCCTGCAAGAAGAAGAAGATCCAGGTGGGTCTGATGGCCATCTATACTTTCATCTCAAAGAAGAACAGGAAACCCTGGATTCCCAAAGTACCCATTCAATTCCACCAACAGAGGCTTGGCCATGGGCTTATCATCTCCTGTCCTGGGGCTCGTCCAGAACATGCTGTGGCCTGGGACAAGGACAACCTCCGACTATACCGTACCAGTTTCCTGAAGGGAGTCAACTGGTCCATGCGTGTATTCATTGACCATGGCAACCAACTTCATATCCGATTTGCCCGATTGAATGACAGGGGAATCTATTACTGTTGGCGAGAAGGGGAGATGGTAGCTGGCTTCCGGTTGGCTGTGACATCCTGGGGTCCACACCATGCTTCTCTCTCTGACCCTGATACCCAATATGCCCTAAAGGCTGCCTTGATAGGCTACCTGCTCCTTACAGCTGTCTTCATCCTTATTCACTTATTCCGCTGCTGCTGTGacctctttttcttctgcttttatctATAGGCTTCTCCCTCAGGCCTTGAAgaccaattatttattaaatatattagttAAATGGTTAGAGTTATAATGGTGCTGTACCATGGGTGAGAAATGGAGACTAGGGAAGCAGGAACACCTACTGCTGGTTACAACTCCCTCACTTCTACTGAATGAATAGTATCATTAGCCAAGACtagggaaatggagagagaagagagaagggtttggggCCAGGAACTgacctcttctcccttcccctcactCCTCTGGAGTCAGAGCCAAGAGATAGGGTCTTTCATCTTCCCATAAAAGACGGTTAAGTAGGCATTTGGTTTGGTGCGGGGAGGGAATAGATATGACTGCATTGATGGGAGGATTTGGGGATCTAATTGATTCTTTTTGGAAGAGACCTCACTGGCTACTgataaaaagaagtttaaaaaatgtcttgTTTTTAAGTCCCCTTAATTAAATGGAGAGTGTCCCAATGATTCTTCACTGTGAATATGAAGTGGAGATTAGGGAAGCAGCAACACACACTGTTGTTATAACTCCCCAACCTCCGATTGAAGGAACAGTATCATTAGCAGAAACTAGGgaaatggagggagaggagacaaGGGTTTGGGGGCAGGGTGACTGTGATGAGGCTGGCACTGTTCCAACCTTCGAACTGCTCTCCCCTCTCCTACAGGAGATGTGTAAGGTGTTAGAGCCAAGGGATGGGGTCTGacatctttcccttccttttctcttatccagTGACCTTTCCTTGTAACACATCattaaaaaggaggggaaaagcagCTCAGTAAAGCTAATCAACCTATCAACTGTGTCTGACAGTATATGAAATGGTGCCCACCCATGGTATCTAACCTCTGCCAAGGGAGGGGAGTGCAGCTACAGGTTCTTTCCCAGTCTCTGTCCTGCCATAGGAAGCCAGAGTTAGCTAGGTTGGCAGGTGGAAATGGGGATTTGGGACAATGAGAAGtgagaagagattaaaaaacaagGGAGGGGTCTTAGATGAGTGATATGGTCTTTTCTGGGTCATGAACCAGGGAGGTTGTGGACAGGCTGAAGGATGAACATAAGATTGATTGAGGAGGAGGTTCATTATTGCCCCTATGTGAGGTCTCCGAGCTCAGAATTAGGACAGAGTCCTAGTTAAATCCTAATTTTGGGAATGGAATTGGTTTGGGATTGGTGCCAGAGAAGAGAAACACTGGTGACTTTCAGCTGTAATGGAATTCAGGGCTAGGGGAGACAGCAAAGTTTGCCTGCTGCCTGACTTCTGACCATGGTGCCCCCCTCAGATACAAATCAGGCGCTCACTCCAGGAAATGCAGATCACACTTGTTTATTTAGGCTCTTCAACTGACTAAACAGCAATGGAGTAGCAATGAGACAGAGCTAAGGAAAAGTCATGGTTGAAGGAAacctgagaaaaaggaaaggttcCCCATCATCTTCCAAGGTCCAGCCTGTTGGTGTGAACTAGGGGTCCTGGAAGAATGCCCCCAGATCACTTTTTAGGCTTCCTGTGTATTCCTCTGCTACCAAGCCTCTACTTCACAAAGCCTTATATGGAATGCTAAGGAGACGCATTTGCCCAAGAGCTCCTGATTTTAAATCTATCTcccaaacctaatctcttcccCTGATTCTATAttccttagttttcccattttaaaaatgggaaacaaGGCTGGTATGtgtggtgggagagagggagggaggtgctGCAGAAGGCCATTAGTACATTAGAAATACAGCTAGTTAGCCATGTGTGAGAGATAGCTACCATCCAAGGAGCAGCTGTGGTTCCTAGTACGGGTATTTCTGGGCTTGGGGAGTTACTAAGGGAAAGGAACACTACTGTTTGACTTGGGGGTCTAGGGActgaatttataccaggaaatgGGAAATTACAGACCCTCCTATCTGAATTTATAAGAGGGAGAAAAGGTAGAGGGAAATAAATTCAGGCAGATTGAGAGTGAGAGGCTATATTATGCAGATGGTTTATAtagagaggaaatggaagaagATGGGGAAAGGTGAAGGGCTGTGGTGGTGGGGTGGTCTAAAGAGAAGGGCTGTGAGACTGTGACTGGGTAAAAAAGAGGCCTTAGAAACAAACTACGTGCTCCCCTAAGCTTGGTaatagtctctctctctgtctttctgtttctgtctctgcctctcttctaTTCTTCTAGTTTCCCCAGTAGAATCTAGCATTATGAAGAGTATGTTAACCTCTTAATAGCCATGATCCAGAGGCCAGATGAAGGAGCTAGTGAAGCATGGTGGGAGTTCTTAGCTGCATTCTCTCCTCCTGGAGAGAatgaggaaagggggagagggagagaagatgcGATTGAACTAGATTTCTACCCCCAGGCTCCTTGCAGATCAGACGCTCAAGTCTCCATTTGAACGTCTTCAGGCCTCTCCTGACCCACATCTGGGAATCGGCTGAACAGCTACCTCCTCtgttccctctctgtctctcatctgcTTTCTCCCTCCACAAACACCAGAGGCTTTCTTACCCCACCCCAAAAGtgtttccctcctcctttccaatTTGATGATCTGAAAAATGGAACTCCAAGTGACTTTCTTCAAATATAAGCATTTCCTAAGCCTTAATCCCCTTAAATGTCCTTGCTGCAACCACCTCTGGGGTGGGGTACTGCAAGGCTGGTTCTCTGGGGCCAAGACAGGACACCGGGAAGTGTGCTGGATGTGAAATCAGAGCAGCTGAGTTGAAATCCCAATTCTGCCATTCTAGTTGGGTGATCTTAGACAAGCCACTTAAGtcggtgactttggacaagtctggGTGACTTCGAACAAAACACAACTTGGTGACTAGACAAGTCTGAGtgatttgggcaagtcattttacttagtaactttggacaagtctgagtgaccttggacaaatcaccttatttagtgactttggacaagtcccttagtGCCTTTGAATAagtctgggtgaccttggataagtcacttttcTAGACAAGTctgagtgacttgttcaggctTAGATTTATATAGAGAAGCTATATTATATAGGTAATACATatagatagaaatggaaaaagatggagaaaggtGAAGGAcctgtgggggtggggtgatCTAAAGAGGATTATGAAACAAGCCACTAAgtacagtgacttgtccaaggtcaaccAGGTAGTAAGTGGCTTTTGAGCTTTAatattctcctctgtaaaatgaaaggcttggGCTACGGtggtctccaaagtcccttccagctctagatctataacCTTAAGATCTATAAGTAACACACGATAATGTACTATGTTAACAATGACTCCTGAAGTCAGCTGGGGTATTTGATTCTTCTGGAATTCAGAAGACAAGggaaaagaacattgaatttggagtcaggagacct
The window above is part of the Gracilinanus agilis isolate LMUSP501 chromosome 4, AgileGrace, whole genome shotgun sequence genome. Proteins encoded here:
- the CCDC103 gene encoding coiled-coil domain-containing protein 103; amino-acid sequence: MEKTDSIDFRALEKELQAALYADEKYQRENAAKFRAVEQKVASYEEFRDIVLASHLKPLERKDKMNIKKTVLWNCHVSQKGTTQEEGTVISQEGDCQPETSSDFYRTWRRYLRSGPERYQALLQLGAPNLGHLFRADVGFGLLGELLMTLEENFKPADHAAVLGILHSLSRTGRFDLNMTLLSSNERESCQKLFQKLQDMDVTRPIEEDLNYKEQELEKPYPGNDGSEKLLQELSELYQVS
- the FAM187A gene encoding Ig-like V-type domain-containing protein FAM187A — translated: MSLVHAPLLLLWAWGSFWAFEFVEKENIFQKTSCPAFLMFDNAAYLADMSFELPCHCKPEEVSTVVWYYQEYIGSRHTRVLTDFDGRVVIDSGHIRVGSSMLARFSIQMFSLLVFRAQPEDSGLYLCGTRQGNYFYGYDVDIQSSQNMLATFIDQGQKPPKDEEHGTLHIFTTFWEWTHCDRCGVRGEQWRIGLCYLNKPGLSPRVRKTLPDVVSCGSQAVPRNLQDMAESHHPPELMIRSCMVPCKKKKIQVGLMAIYTFISKKNRKPWIPKVPIQFHQQRLGHGLIISCPGARPEHAVAWDKDNLRLYRTSFLKGVNWSMRVFIDHGNQLHIRFARLNDRGIYYCWREGEMVAGFRLAVTSWGPHHASLSDPDTQYALKAALIGYLLLTAVFILIHLFRCCCDLFFFCFYL